In Glycine max cultivar Williams 82 chromosome 7, Glycine_max_v4.0, whole genome shotgun sequence, a single window of DNA contains:
- the LOC100809208 gene encoding pollen receptor-like kinase 3, with protein sequence MAIARAIILQQSLIIIVTLPVIYSMTEAEALVSFKSSFSNAELLDSWVPGSAPCSEEDQWEGVTCNNGVVTGLRLGGMGLVGEIHVDPLLELKGLRQISLNDNSFSGPMPEFNRIGFLKALYLQGNKFSGDIPTEYFQKMRSLKKVWLSDNLFTGKIPSSLADIPQLMELHLENNQFSGNIPDLSNPSLAIFDVSNNKLEGGIPAGLLRFNDSSFSGNSGLCDEKLRKSCEKTMETPSPGPIDDAQDKVVGDHVPSVPHSSSSFEVAGIIVASVFLVSLVVLLIVRSRRKKEEENFDHIVGQQVNEGGAVEVQVTAPVKRVLDAASTSSTPMKKTSSRRGSISSQSKNVGELVTVNDEKGVFGMSDLMRAAAEVLGNGSFGSSYKAVMANGVAVVVKRTREMNVLEKDDFDAEMRKLTKLKHWNILTPLAYHFRKDEKLVISEYVPRGSLLFSLHGDRRPSHAELDWPARMKIVRGIAEGMHYLYTELSSLDLPHGNLKSSNVLLGPDNEPMLVDYGFSHMVNPSSAANTLFAYKAPEAAQHGQVSRSCDVYCLGVVIIEILTGKYPSQYLSNGKGGADVVQWVETAISEGRETEVLDPEIASSRNWLGEMEQLLHIGAACTQSNPQRRLDMGEAVRRIKEINTEGGQESRTIEETWNQGYHDQQSQRRHGTNSFDNIQLM encoded by the exons ATGGCCATAGCTCGGGCAATAATCCTCCAGCAATCTCTCATCATCATCGTGACTTTGCCTGTGATATATTCCATGACAGAAGCTGAAGCTTTGGTGAGTTTCAAAAGCTCCTTCTCCAACGCTGAACTTTTGGATAGTTGGGTCCCCGGTTCTGCACCCTGCAGTGAAGAAGATCAATGGGAAGGTGTAACTTGCAACAACGGCGTCGTCACGGGGCTTCGCCTTGGAGGAATGGGGTTAGTAGGGGAAATACACGTTGATCCATTGCTTGAACTCAAGGGTCTTCGACAAATAAGCCTCAACGACAATTCTTTCTCAGGTCCCATGCCTGAGTTCAACAGAATTGGGTTCCTGAAGGCCCTGTATTTGCAAGGAAACAAGTTTTCTGGGGATATTCCCACGGAATACTTCCAGAAAATGAGGTCTTTGAAGAAAGTGTGGCTATCTGATAACCTATTCACGGGGAAGATTCCATCGTCGTTGGCCGATATTCCTCAGCTTATGGAGTTGCACCTTGAGAACAACCAGTTTAGTGGAAACATTCCCGATCTGAGTAACCCGTCGTTGGCGATATTCGATGTCTCGAACAACAAATTGGAAGGTGGAATCCCTGCTGGTTTGTTGAGATTCAACGATAGTTCTTTTTCAGGGAATTCTGGTCTTTGTGATGAGAAGTTAAGGAAATCATGTGAAAAGACAATGGAGACCCCAAGTCCTGGTCCCATTGATGACGCACAAGACAAGGTTGTTGGTGACCATGTGCCTTCTGTGCCACATAGTAGTAGCTCATTCGAGGTTGCTGGCATTATAGTAGCGAGTGTGTTTCTTGTCTCACTAGTTGTGCTTTTAATTGTGAGATcaaggagaaagaaggaggaggagaatTTTGATCATATAGTTGGACAACAAGTTAATGAAGGTGGTGCAGTGGAAGTTCAAGTGACTGCACCAGTGAAAAGGGTTTTGGATGCAGCTTCAACTTCAAGTACACCAATGAAAAAAACATCGTCCAGAAGGGGATCTATATCTTCTCAGAGCAAAAACGTTGGAGAGCTTGTGACGGTGAATGATGAGAAGGGCGTGTTTGGGATGTCTGATTTGATGAGAGCAGCCGCCGAAGTGCTTGGAAATGGAAGCTTTGGATCTTCTTACAAGGCCGTGATGGCTAATGGAGTGGCAGTGGTGGTGAAGAGGACTAGAGAAATGAATGTTCTGGAGAAAGATGATTTTGATGCAGAGATGAGGAAGCTTACAAAGCTTAAACACTGGAATATATTGACCCCTTTAGCTTATCATTTCAGAAAGGATGAGAAACTAGTGATCTCTGAGTATGTTCCAAGAGGCAGTCTATTGTTTTCCCTGCATG GTGATAGGAGACCATCACATGCTGAGCTAGATTGGCCAGCACGTATGAAGATTGTACGAGGAATTGCCGAAGGAATGCATTATCTTTACACAGAACTTAGTTCCTTGGATCTCCCACATGGCAATCTCAAGTCCAGCAATGTTCTCCTTGGACCAGACAATGAACCAATGCTTGTAGATTACGGGTTCAGCCACATGGTTAACCCTTCAAGCGCTGCAAACACACTATTTGCTTACAAGGCACCAGAGGCAGCACAACATGGCCAAGTTTCGCGTAGTTGTGATGTTTACTGTCTCGGGGTTGTGATAATTGAGATACTAACAGGAAAGTACCCTTCTCAATATCTCAGCAATGGAAAGGGTGGAGCCGATGTGGTGCAATGGGTTGAAACTGCAATCTCTGAGGGAAGGGAAACAGAAGTGCTTGATCCTGAGATTGCAAGCTCTAGGAATTGGCTTGGTGAGATGGAGCAACTCCTCCACATTGGTGCTGCTTGCACTCAAAGCAACCCTCAGCGGCGGTTAGACATGGGAGAAGCCGTTAGAAGGATAAAGGAGATTAACACTGAGGGTGGACAAGAATCAAGAACAATAGAGGAGACATGGAACCAAGGGTATCATGATCAACAATCACAGAGGAGACATGGAACAAACAGCTTCGATAATATTCagttaatgtaa